A DNA window from Parafrankia irregularis contains the following coding sequences:
- a CDS encoding GntR family transcriptional regulator has translation MKTTIGAAYRPLRQLVADELRGRILRGELTQGSRVIEDRLAEELGVSRNPVREAIRLLESEGLVEVTPRKGVMVTVISGEEADDLIEVRAALEVTAVRRAATRGITAEIDAELEAVLVEGEGVTEAGAYERLSALNARFHDLLARASGNNHLVEVLRDLQNRLQLLFSVGVSRRSGRAWEEHRRILEAIRARDADWAEAEMRAHINGAAHRYQKEKPPA, from the coding sequence ATGAAGACGACGATCGGCGCGGCCTACCGTCCGCTGCGGCAGCTCGTCGCCGACGAGCTGCGCGGTCGCATTCTTCGCGGCGAGCTCACCCAGGGCAGCCGTGTCATCGAGGACCGCCTCGCCGAGGAGCTGGGGGTCTCCCGCAACCCTGTCCGCGAGGCGATCCGGCTGCTGGAGTCGGAGGGCCTCGTCGAGGTCACCCCGCGCAAGGGCGTCATGGTCACGGTGATCAGCGGCGAGGAGGCCGACGACCTCATCGAGGTCCGCGCCGCGCTGGAGGTCACCGCGGTACGCCGGGCGGCGACCAGGGGCATCACCGCCGAGATCGACGCCGAGCTCGAGGCGGTGCTGGTCGAGGGCGAAGGCGTCACCGAGGCGGGCGCCTACGAGCGCCTCTCCGCGCTCAACGCCCGCTTCCACGACCTGCTCGCGCGGGCCAGCGGCAACAACCACCTCGTCGAGGTCCTGCGTGACCTGCAGAACCGGCTGCAGCTGCTGTTCTCCGTCGGCGTGTCGCGCCGCTCGGGGCGCGCCTGGGAGGAGCACCGCCGCATCCTGGAGGCGATTCGCGCCCGGGACGCGGACTGGGCGGAGGCGGAGATGCGCGCACACATCAACGGCGCGGCGCACCGCTACCAGAAGGAGAAGCCGCCGGCCTAG
- a CDS encoding VOC family protein: MTAEAVESPAPAASTGGPLLGPLSWNLVYVDDLAAMRAFYEGVLGLPVKNASPYFAAYHTGGCTLELMARKDNGPAAGSPARGWDRNRVLMSFKVENMTAVVAELTRRGATLLHGPSPTVSADGLPPEGQVAQFIDPEGNIFELCDEPLFF; encoded by the coding sequence GTGACAGCTGAAGCCGTCGAGAGCCCCGCACCGGCCGCGTCCACCGGCGGGCCGCTGCTCGGGCCGCTGTCGTGGAACCTGGTGTACGTCGACGACCTCGCCGCCATGCGGGCCTTCTACGAGGGCGTCCTCGGCCTGCCGGTGAAGAACGCCTCGCCGTACTTCGCTGCCTACCACACCGGCGGCTGCACCCTGGAGCTGATGGCCCGCAAGGACAACGGGCCGGCCGCGGGCAGCCCGGCGCGGGGCTGGGACCGCAACCGCGTGCTGATGTCGTTCAAGGTCGAGAACATGACCGCGGTCGTCGCCGAGCTCACCCGGCGCGGCGCGACGCTGCTGCACGGCCCGTCACCGACGGTTTCCGCCGACGGGCTGCCGCCGGAGGGCCAGGTCGCGCAGTTCATCGACCCCGAGGGCAACATCTTCGAGCTCTGCGACGAGCCGCTGTTCTTCTGA
- a CDS encoding amidase: MLSQPAATTEVTSGGTASGGTAAPWAGDAVGLVDSYRRGDRDPVTELERVLGALERSRLGAVCHVDADAARRAAAQVDLALPLAGVPFAVKELEQVAGWPRADASVPLRGRRSARHSTQVRRLVAAGAIPVAQTTSSELARGAHTASRLHGITRNPWRLTASAGGSSGGSAAAVAGGLFALATATDGGGSTRQPAAMCGLPGLKVSWRIVPGGPEPVLEPFTVVTTTLSRSVRDIARALDATAGFDPRDPFSAPISARFEVGLGTVPTAGLRVAWLPDLGGAAHDQGVVTVVERALRDLVAAAGLRLAALATPVVPGPSAAFAAIGALRIRRFLGPYWPACADELTTEIRDVMVAADSLDARVLTELDTYRIDVIETMAALFDDVDLVACPTTGEAFDAETGSPAPGPLPLANISGCPAISIPVGTGPTGLPVGLHLFAPHHRDDLLLELAAAVERDRPWPLVAPASPW; the protein is encoded by the coding sequence GTGCTGAGCCAGCCGGCAGCGACCACCGAGGTGACCTCCGGCGGGACGGCCTCCGGCGGGACGGCCGCGCCCTGGGCCGGGGACGCGGTCGGGCTGGTGGACAGCTACCGGCGTGGGGACCGCGACCCGGTCACCGAACTGGAACGGGTGCTGGGCGCGCTGGAGCGGTCGCGGCTGGGCGCGGTGTGCCATGTCGACGCCGACGCGGCGCGCCGGGCGGCCGCGCAGGTCGACCTCGCCCTGCCGCTCGCCGGCGTGCCGTTCGCGGTGAAGGAACTGGAGCAGGTCGCCGGCTGGCCGCGGGCTGACGCGTCGGTGCCCCTGCGGGGGAGGCGGTCCGCCCGCCACTCGACCCAGGTTCGGCGGCTCGTCGCGGCCGGGGCGATCCCGGTGGCGCAGACGACGTCCAGTGAGCTGGCCCGCGGCGCGCACACCGCGAGCCGCCTGCACGGCATCACCCGCAACCCGTGGCGGCTGACGGCGTCCGCCGGCGGCTCGTCGGGTGGCAGCGCCGCCGCGGTGGCCGGTGGCCTGTTCGCGCTGGCGACGGCGACGGACGGCGGCGGCTCGACCCGTCAGCCGGCGGCGATGTGCGGCCTGCCCGGGCTCAAGGTCAGCTGGCGGATCGTGCCCGGTGGACCGGAGCCGGTGCTGGAGCCGTTCACCGTGGTCACGACCACGCTGAGCCGTTCGGTGCGCGACATCGCCCGCGCGCTCGACGCCACCGCCGGCTTCGACCCGCGTGATCCGTTCAGTGCCCCGATCTCTGCGCGGTTCGAGGTCGGTCTCGGGACAGTGCCCACCGCGGGCCTGCGGGTCGCCTGGCTGCCCGACCTCGGTGGCGCCGCGCACGACCAGGGCGTGGTCACGGTGGTGGAGCGGGCGCTGCGCGACCTCGTCGCGGCCGCGGGCCTGCGGCTGGCCGCGCTGGCGACCCCGGTGGTCCCCGGACCGTCGGCGGCGTTCGCCGCGATCGGCGCGCTGCGCATCCGGCGGTTCCTGGGCCCCTACTGGCCCGCGTGCGCGGACGAGCTCACGACGGAGATCCGCGACGTGATGGTGGCCGCGGACAGCCTCGACGCCCGGGTCCTCACCGAGCTGGACACCTACCGGATCGACGTCATCGAGACCATGGCGGCGCTGTTCGACGACGTCGACCTCGTGGCCTGCCCGACGACGGGAGAGGCCTTCGACGCCGAGACGGGCAGCCCCGCGCCGGGCCCGCTTCCCCTGGCGAACATCAGCGGCTGCCCGGCGATCTCCATCCCGGTGGGGACGGGCCCGACCGGCCTGCCGGTGGGCCTGCACCTGTTCGCGCCGCACCACCGCGACGACCTGCTGCTCGAGCTTGCCGCGGCGGTCGAGCGCGACCGCCCCTGGCCACTCGTCGCGCCAGCCTCGCCATGGTGA
- a CDS encoding fumarylacetoacetate hydrolase family protein, with protein MRLSTVRRPGGETAAGRVEGDEIVLLPFASVGTLIASGPDWRQAAAVDGERIERDGADLAPLVPQPPKIVCMGLNYATHLKEMGRTPPTHPTLFAKYASSLIGARDDIIVPPVSSEVDWEGELAFVIGSTVRFADEDTARAAIAGYTVMNDITMRDWQFRTLQFLQGKTFEGSTPLGPELVTPDELDNADDLALRTLVNGEVMQKSRTSDLLFPPATIVAYVSQFITLAPGDVLTTGTPGGVGHGRDPKVYLADGDVVTVEIEGIGTTQNTVRFS; from the coding sequence GTGCGCTTGTCCACTGTCCGTCGTCCCGGTGGCGAAACCGCCGCTGGTCGCGTCGAGGGTGACGAGATCGTCCTGCTCCCGTTCGCGAGCGTGGGCACTCTGATCGCCTCGGGCCCGGACTGGCGCCAGGCCGCCGCCGTTGACGGCGAGAGGATCGAGCGTGACGGCGCGGACCTGGCACCGCTGGTGCCGCAGCCGCCCAAGATCGTCTGCATGGGTCTGAACTACGCGACCCACCTGAAGGAGATGGGGCGCACCCCACCGACCCACCCGACGCTGTTCGCCAAGTACGCCAGCTCCCTGATCGGCGCGCGCGACGACATCATCGTGCCGCCGGTGAGCAGCGAGGTCGACTGGGAGGGCGAGCTCGCCTTCGTCATCGGCTCCACGGTTCGTTTCGCCGACGAGGACACGGCCCGCGCCGCCATCGCCGGCTACACCGTGATGAACGACATCACCATGCGGGACTGGCAGTTCCGCACCCTGCAGTTCCTGCAGGGCAAGACTTTCGAGGGATCGACCCCGCTCGGCCCCGAACTGGTTACTCCCGACGAGCTCGACAATGCGGACGACCTCGCCCTGCGCACCCTGGTGAACGGTGAGGTGATGCAGAAGTCGCGTACCTCGGACCTGCTTTTCCCGCCCGCCACGATCGTGGCCTACGTCAGCCAGTTCATCACACTCGCGCCGGGTGACGTCCTCACCACCGGAACCCCGGGTGGTGTCGGGCACGGCCGTGACCCGAAGGTCTATCTCGCCGACGGCGACGTGGTCACGGTCGAGATCGAGGGTATCGGCACCACGCAGAACACCGTCCGTTTCTCCTGA
- a CDS encoding LLM class flavin-dependent oxidoreductase, with product MEVPVLAGVNFFPTVSPAEKSAVQFFDEALDLSILADRLGYSSVKIVEHYFYPYGGYSPDPVTFLAAVATRTERIRLITGANIPAFNHPIKLAGQLAMLDNLSHGRLDVGFARAFLPGEFEAFEVDMDTSRARHQEGIAAVLKLWTETDVVWNGTFHRFGPVSMLPLTYQRPHPPVFIAATSTPESFVWAGSQGFNLMFIPFTSTNEKVAGLLDLYRKARLDAGYPAGSERIQMGIHCFVDTDGDRARRNAAVHYADYVDKMASTWEDYMERSPSQYAGYADMITGMRRKTLAELEDKAQVYVGTPADVRQQVAATLEVFGDVEPSMQINFAATPLSDARRTLELFAAEVMPAFPAPDNGVAAEAAAATAVAAASVPVTASS from the coding sequence GTGGAGGTGCCGGTGCTCGCCGGAGTGAACTTCTTCCCCACGGTCTCGCCCGCCGAGAAGTCTGCTGTGCAGTTCTTTGACGAGGCTCTCGATCTGTCGATCCTCGCGGACCGCCTCGGCTACTCCTCGGTGAAGATCGTCGAACACTACTTCTACCCCTACGGGGGCTACAGCCCGGACCCCGTCACCTTCCTCGCGGCCGTCGCGACCAGGACCGAACGTATTCGGCTGATAACCGGTGCGAACATCCCGGCGTTCAACCACCCCATCAAGCTCGCGGGGCAGCTCGCGATGCTCGACAACCTGTCCCACGGCCGCCTTGACGTCGGCTTCGCGAGGGCGTTCCTCCCCGGCGAGTTCGAGGCATTCGAAGTCGACATGGACACCAGCCGGGCGCGGCACCAGGAAGGTATTGCCGCGGTCCTCAAGCTGTGGACCGAGACCGATGTGGTGTGGAACGGCACCTTTCACAGGTTCGGTCCGGTGAGTATGCTTCCCCTGACCTACCAGCGGCCCCATCCGCCGGTCTTCATCGCGGCGACGTCCACCCCGGAGAGTTTCGTCTGGGCGGGCAGCCAGGGCTTCAATCTGATGTTCATTCCGTTCACCTCGACGAACGAGAAGGTCGCCGGGCTGCTCGACCTGTACCGGAAGGCCCGCCTCGACGCCGGTTACCCGGCCGGCTCCGAGCGGATTCAGATGGGGATCCACTGCTTCGTCGACACCGACGGCGACCGGGCCCGGCGCAACGCCGCCGTGCATTACGCCGACTACGTCGACAAGATGGCCTCCACCTGGGAGGACTACATGGAGCGCAGCCCGTCGCAGTACGCGGGCTACGCCGACATGATCACCGGGATGCGCAGGAAGACGCTGGCCGAGCTCGAGGACAAGGCCCAAGTCTACGTCGGCACCCCGGCGGACGTCCGCCAGCAGGTGGCCGCGACCCTCGAGGTGTTCGGCGACGTCGAGCCCTCCATGCAGATCAACTTCGCGGCGACCCCGCTGTCGGATGCCCGCCGCACGCTGGAGCTCTTCGCCGCCGAGGTCATGCCCGCCTTCCCGGCGCCGGACAACGGTGTCGCGGCCGAGGCGGCGGCGGCGACCGCGGTCGCGGCGGCGTCGGTTCCGGTGACCGCGAGCAGCTGA